One Candida dubliniensis CD36 chromosome 1, complete sequence genomic region harbors:
- a CDS encoding mitochondrial 54S ribosomal protein YmL27 (Similar to S. cerevisiae MRPL27;~Similar to C. albicans MRPL27): protein MRVSQVLNFQVSVSNALRRPWQTFRDGTLYYGQLKSGSKRHALTGKQGNKHYYKGTRSSGIGSWDSRGRYHINWEKVRTYVVPEGLNNTELKALVSPKSPKFIQQVVGYRDHFKSPELAFHNARNFIEYGANYSDVDLEQEGYIHRIVHPDILEAERKESMGVEGIKN, encoded by the coding sequence ATGAGAGTTTCTCAAGTATTAAATTTCCAAGTGTCTGTGTCAAATGCATTGAGAAGACCATGGCAAACTTTTAGAGATGGTACATTGTACTATGGTCAACTAAAATCAGGTTCGAAAAGACATGCATTAACTGGTAAACAAGGTAACaaacattattataaaGGTACTCGTTCTTCAGGTATAGGTAGTTGGGATTCAAGAGGTAGATATCATATCAACTGGGAAAAGGTGAGAACATATGTAGTTCCCGAAGGTTTGAACAATACTGAATTGAAGGCATTGGTATCGCCAAAATCACCAAAATTCATCCAACAAGTGGTAGGCTATCGTGATCATTTCAAAAGCCCTGAATTGGCATTTCATAATGCAAGGAACTTCATTGAATATGGTGCCAACTATAGTGATGTTGACTTAGAACAGGAAGGTTATATACATAGAATTGTACATCCAGATATATTGGAAGCagaaaggaaagaaagTATGGGCGTCGAAGGCATAAAGAATTAG
- a CDS encoding ubiquinone biosynthesis monooxygenase, putative (Similar to S. cerevisiae COQ6;~Similar to C. albicans COQ6) codes for MISRFVRTLATSTKFQDVVIIGGGPAGLTLLAALKTSPKTKHLKCTLIEGSSLDNVRKFHKDPPADYTNRVISLTPKSIDFMQNKVGSWDFIHEDRVKAYDGIIAYDSQDANSRIEFDISTIGQSMLAAMCEVINIQSSLLAKIESLEDKSTTIKDNSKVVEIVNPIEPDLDNHNLTEIDTSVSEPKLDWPIVKLENGESIQTRLLVGADGYNSPVRKYAHIESRGWQYNTFGVVATVKLQYEDFRAVGWQRFLTTGPLAILPLSEDNATIVWSSTPELADLLLKVNEKIFPQLVTAAMVLEEVDLNYIYSVLQEDPNDFSVLKDIEWRLSKFNPEELEERYPLPVVEVLSGSRAKFPLKMSHADTYVAPRVALVGDAAHTIHPLAGQGLNMGQSDVAALVEVLEKGIDRGMDIGSTLVLENYVANAWPSNHALLGICDKLHKVFSTDFYPLVWARGFGMKSINSLGTIKEFMMKSISGR; via the coding sequence ATGATTTCGAGATTTGTCAGAACTTTAGCAACATCAACTAAGTTTCAGGATGTTGTGATAATTGGAGGTGGGCCTGCAGGATTAACGTTACTAGCAGCGTTGAAGACTTCCCCCAAAACCAAGCATTTGAAGTGCACACTTATTGAGGGTTCTTCTTTGGACAATGTTCGGAAATTTCATAAAGATCCACCAGCAGACTATACAAATCGAGTAATCTCTCTTActccaaaatcaattgactTTATGCAGAATAAAGTTGGGAGTTGGGATTTTATTCATGAAGACAGAGTAAAAGCGTATGATGGGATTATTGCTTATGATTCACAAGATGCAAACTCGCGAATTGAGTTTGATATCAGTACAATTGGCCAGAGCATGTTGGCAGCAATGTGTGAGGTCATTAATATACAGAGTTCATTATTGGCTAAAATTGAAAGCCTTGAAGATAAATCAACTACCATTAAGGATAATTCAAAGGTCGTGGAAATAGTTAACCCTATAGAGCCAGATTTGGACAATCATAACTTGACTGAAATAGATACTAGCGTTAGCGAACCCAAATTGGATTGGCCGATTGTCAAACTAGAGAATGGAGAATCGATACAAACGAGATTGTTGGTTGGGGCAGACGGTTATAATTCTCCCGTTCGTAAATACGCTCATATTGAGTCTAGAGGCTGGCAATACAATACCTTTGGTGTTGTTGCCACAGTGAAATTGCAGTACGAAGATTTCAGAGCAGTGGGATGGCAACGGTTCTTAACCACAGGTCCATTAGCAATTTTACCGTTAAGTGAAGACAATGCCACAATTGTTTGGTCAAGCACTCCCGAATTAGCTGACTTGCTTTTGAAAgtgaatgaaaaaatatttccACAGCTTGTTACTGCCGCAATGGTATTAGAAGAGGTCGACTTGAACTATATCTACAGCGTGTTGCAAGAAGATCCAAACGATTTTTCCGTATTGAAAGATATTGAATGGCGGTTATCCAAATTCAATCCGGAGGAATTGGAAGAACGATACCCATTGCCGGTTGTTGAGGTATTGAGTGGCTCTCGTGCTAAATTTCCATTGAAAATGTCTCATGCTGATACGTATGTTGCCCCAAGAGTAGCATTAGTTGGAGATGCTGCACACACTATACATCCATTAGCTGGTCAGGGATTAAACATGGGGCAATCAGACGTGGCTGCTTTAGTTGAAGTTTTAGAGAAAGGAATTGATCGAGGTATGGATATTGGTTCAACTTTGGTTTTAGAGAATTACGTTGCCAATGCTTGGCCCTCAAATCATGCCTTACTAGGCATCTGTGATAAACTACACAAGGTATTCTCAACTGATTTTTACCCGTTGGTGTGGGCAAGAGGATTCGGAATGAAATCCATAAATTCACTTGGTACCATTAAAGAGTTTATGATGAAAAGCATCAGTGGAAGATAG
- a CDS encoding DNA polymerase II subunit C, putative (Similar to K. lactis DPB3;~Similar to C. albicans DPB3), translating into MTLEIYFWVDSHNTRINKKNIIKKHNNVFSTFSNLIKLNKGKNIMSQKEQSELLSPQEPREETPTITSQSELITTTPKADDQNAADPQPEQQPQLNQEQDEFQNNLTLPISKIKKIFKMDPEYTGASASAVYTAGLATELFVQYFAEQASLLAKMEKRKKIQYKDFSNAVASHDALNFLSDTIPRTQPVGELVQQKKINVKQTAPKTTKDKIDDNTNPQAGGDIVKKDLLAKGQQTLNFPIANSTTSLKTSETPVKKSVISNLVSTEDDRSTTGGDDDIVMKD; encoded by the coding sequence ATGACACTTGAAATATACTTTTGGGTAGATTCTCATAACACGCgtataaacaaaaaaaatatcataaAAAAGCACAACAATGtattttcaacattttcaaaCCTAATCAAACTCAATAAAGGCAAGAACATTATGTCCCAAAAAGAACAATCAGAGCTTCTTTCACCACAAGAACCAAGAGAAGAAACACCGACAATAACTTCTCAATCTGAACTTATAACAACTACACCAAAAGCAGATGACCAAAATGCAGCTGATCCACAACCAGAACAACAGcctcaattgaatcaagaACAAGATGAGTTTCAGAACAATCTCACTTTACCTATAtccaaaatcaagaaaatttttaaaatggATCCTGAATACACTGGTGCATCTGCAAGTGCGGTTTATACTGCTGGCCTAGCTACAGAATTGtttgttcaatattttgCTGAACAGGCAAGTTTGTTGGCCAAAATGGAAAAGCGTAAAAAGATTCAGTATAAAGATTTCTCAAATGCAGTAGCTAGTCATGATGCTTTAAACTTTTTAAGTGATACTATACCTCGAACTCAACCTGTTGGTGAATTGgtccaacaaaaaaagatcaaTGTAAAACAGACAGCACCGAAAACCACCAaagataaaattgatgacaATACAAACCCTCAAGCTGGAGGTGATATTGTGAAGAAAGATTTGTTGGCAAAAGGTCAACAAACGTTGAATTTTCCAATTGCAAACTCGACTACGTCGCTAAAAACTTCCGAAACTCCTGTCAAGAAATCGGTAATTCTGAATTTGGTATCAACTGAAGATGATAGAAGTACAACaggtggtgatgatgacaTAGTAATGAAAGATTAA
- a CDS encoding conserved hypothetical protein (in S. cerevisiae, involved in mitochondrial DNA maintenance and required for slowed DNA synthesis-induced filamentous growth), whose translation MQFLSAKILLYIRVFALVVVSFFLIKDPDALSMAGFIVLLGQAMQVPLIRLTPTNPLLGMTSVVFVTLALSDLIPLLAENWSYFENLVPIRLSGYFCLAAYIYFVPTSIVSNSLVITYVLFEIWGNFLIYNNLRDEKYYRMKKFVEENSEAIRTAHDEQVRVIELDE comes from the coding sequence ATGCAATTCTTGTCTGCTAAAATCTTGTTATATATTAGAGTCTTTGCCTTGGTTGTCGtatccttttttttaatcaaaGACCCTGATGCTTTGTCAATGGCTGGCTTCATAGTGTTATTGGGACAAGCAATGCAAGTTCCATTGATTAGATTAACACCTACGAACCCATTATTAGGCATGACTTCAGTTGTGTTTGTTACCTTGGCTCTTAGTGACTTGATTCCATTATTAGCCGAAAACTGGTCTTATTTTGAGAACTTGGTTCCTATCAGATTACTGGGATATTTCTGTTTGGCAGCATATATTTACTTTGTCCCTACAAGTATAGTTAGCAACAGCTTGGTGATAACATACGTGTTGTTCGAGATATGGGggaatttcttgatttataaTAACTTAAGAGATGAAAAGTATTACCGCATGAAGAAGTTTGTGGAAGAAAATAGCGAGGCCATTCGAACAGCACATGATGAGCAGGTCAGAGTAATTGAATTGGATGAATAA
- a CDS encoding general transcription factor TFIIB, putative (Similar to S. cerevisiae SUA7;~Similar to C. albicans SUA71) → MSPSTSTAVQEYIGPNLNVTLTCPECKIFPPDLVERFSEGDIVCGSCGLVLSDRVVDTRSEWRTFSNDDQNGDDPSRVGDAGNPLLDTEDLSTMISYAPDSTKAGRELNRAQSKSLVDKKDNALAAAYIKISQMCDGYQLPKIVSDGAKEVYKMVYDEKPLRGKSQESIMAASIFIGCRKANVARSFKEIWALTNVPRKEIGKVFKIMDKIIREKNAANPNAAYYGQDSIQTTQTSAEDLIRRFCSHLGVNTQVTNGAEYIARRCKEVGVLAGRSPTTIAATVIYMASLVFGFDLPPSKISDKTGVSDGTIKTSYKYMYEEKEKLIDPSWIESGKVKLDKIPKN, encoded by the coding sequence ATGTCGCCATCAACATCCACTGCAGTACAGGAGTATATTGGACCAAATTTAAATGTCACATTAACTTGTCCCGAGTGTAAAATATTTCCTCCAGATTTAGTAGAAAGATTTAGTGAAGGTGACATTGTCTGTGGCAGTTGTGGACTAGTATTGAGTGATCGTGTTGTGGATACGAGATCAGAATGGAGAACATTCAGTAACGATGACCAAAATGGTGATGATCCTTCTCGTGTTGGTGATGCGGGAAATCCTTTATTAGACACAGAAGACTTGTCCACCATGATATCTTATGCTCCGGATAGTACGAAAGCTGGAAGAGAGTTGAACCGAGCACAATCTAAATCTCTAGTCGATAAAAAAGACAATGCATTGGCTGCAGCGTATATAAAGATTTCTCAAATGTGTGATGGTTATCAATTGCCTAAAATTGTTCTGGATGGGGCCAAGGAAGTTTACAAAATGGTTTATGACGAGAAACCATTACGAGGAAAATCACAGGAGAGTATTATGGCTGCATCTATTTTTATTGGTTGCAGAAAGGCTAATGTTGCTCGTTCATTCAAAGAGATATGGGCTTTGACTAATGTACCTCGTAAGGAGATTGGTAAAGTGTTTAAGATCATGGACAAGATCATTCGTGAAAAGAATGCTGCCAACCCTAATGCTGCATATTACGGTCAAGACAGCATCCAAACTACCCAAACCTCGGCCGAAGATTTGATTAGAAGATTCTGTTCTCATTTGGGTGTCAACACACAAGTCACAAATGGTGCTGAATACATAGCCCGAAGATGCAAGGAAGTTGGGGTTTTAGCAGGTAGATCGCCAACTACAATTGCTGCAACTGTGATTTACATGGCATCGCTAGTGTTTGGATTTGACTTGCCTCCTTCCAAGATATCCGATAAAACTGGTGTTAGTGATGGTACTATCAAGACTTCATACAAGTACATGTACGaggagaaagaaaaattgatcGATCCTTCGTGGATAGAAAGTGGTAAAGTAAAATTGGACAAAATACCAAAGAATTGA
- a CDS encoding dolichyl-diphosphooligosaccharide-protein glycosyltransferase delta subunit precursor, putative (Similar to C. albicans SWP1;~Similar to S. cerevisiae SWP1): MKTSVFIAIFNLLVCALAYADLTGTIKVNDKKITLGEFNTQEVRQLTVNSPKDIIEIDLNSKDIDGKPDQIMISLADVQNPAIVTHYVPVVKESKIKLNIKALSIPEVLKTKDKLVLAIVIADSKSKNNMIRRLVEVLPSPEFKSTSRYQAKPRIGIQPEIHHIFKEDEKTVNPIVPVLFIIAAFTLLLCLFGSWVGFIGIDNLFRTFKTISKVQLLHNVSFLISVLGFELNFAKYYLGQSIFTTLFYGFILSIPCVYFGVSVLRSLAKNRALGK; this comes from the coding sequence ATGAAGACGTCAGTATTTATAGCAATCTTTAATTTACTTGTTTGTGCTCTTGCATACGCAGATTTAACAGGAACAATTAAGGTCAATGACAAAAAGATTACCCTTGGTGAATTCAATACTCAAGAAGTCAGACAATTGACAGTCAATTCTCCAAAAGATATAATAGAAATTGACTTGAACAGTAAGGATATTGATGGTAAGCCTGACCAAATTATGATTAGTTTGGCAGATGTCCAAAATCCAGCTATTGTTACGCATTATGTTCCTGTGGTCAAAGAAtcgaaaatcaaattgaatatcAAAGCACTTTCAATTCCAGAAGTTTTGAAAACTAAAGATAAATTAGTTTTGGCCATTGTTATTGCTGActcaaaatcaaagaacAACATGATTAGAAGATTGGTTGAGGTCTTGCCAAGTCCCGAATTCAAGAGTACAAGTAGGTACCAAGCTAAACCAAGAATTGGCATACAACCAGAAATTCATCACATTTTTAAAGAGGACGAGAAGACTGTTAACCCAATTGTGCCAGTTCTATTCATAATTGCAGCTTTTACTTTACTTCTTTGTTTGTTCGGCTCATGGGTCGGTTTCATTGGAATTGACAATTTATTTAGAACTTTCAAGACTATCAGTAAAGTCCAATTGTTGCACAACGTTAGCTTTTTGATTTCAGTTTTGggatttgaattgaattttgcCAAGTATTATTTGGGCCAATCAATTTTCACCACTTTGTTTTATGGGTTTATTTTGAGCATCCCATGTGTTTATTTTGGAGTAAGCGTTTTGAGAAGTTTGGCAAAAAACCGTGCTTTAGGTAAGTAA
- a CDS encoding 26S proteasome regulatory subunit, putative (Similar to S. cerevisiae RPN3;~Similar to S. pombe RPN3;~Similar to C. albicans RPN3) has translation MPESNDIKMKDVQQDDVSSEIDSLVKEIEQSFILLSKVATTFDNRYVSKVFRDLGPLRRKLVKNGNSVLATVINNTYSQNHNAKAYLLKYLNESPSSVGNDAMDVDNIVLIPEIELYIHLLVQVYLLDTGKLQELNSLGEHVVQLMKSFNRRSLDFIQAKVWFYVCRAKELIGDLYSIRPELSYSLRTATLRHDIETTASIITLLLRNYLLTHDINQASDLVEKVEFPENAGNALVARYSYYLARINAIQLDYSTANECAVTAIRKAPQTSLANGFVQAATKLSIVIELLMGDIPELKVFKNKSGNLEPYFNVTKAVRLGDIKLFGEVLHKFENEFKKDDNFTLISRLRQNVIKTGIRIISLSYSKISLKDICIKLHLDSEESTEYIVSKAIRDGVIEASINHQKGYMQSKELLDVYSTKLPQAEFDQRIKFCLALHNESVKSMRYPNDNEKGNVNKDIEPSEEIELLKAIEEGDLDDFMD, from the coding sequence ATGCCAGAATCCAATGATATTAAAATGAAGGATGTTCAGCAAGATGATGTATCTTCTGAAATAGATTCTTTggttaaagaaattgaacaGTCTTTCATTTTGTTAAGTAAAGTTGCCACAACTTTCGACAATAGATACGTTTCAAAAGTGTTCAGAGACTTGGGTCCATTAAGAAGAAAATTAGtaaaaaatggaaattcAGTGTTGGCAACTGTCATAAACAATACATACTCGCAAAATCATAACGCGAAGGCATATTTGTTGAAGTATTTGAATGAATCGCCATCTTCAGTTGGAAACGATGCAATGGATGTTGACAATATTGTATTAATTCCAGAAATTGAACTATACATACATCTTTTAGTTCAAGTATATCTTTTGGATACTGGCAAATTGcaagaattgaattcttTAGGAGAGCATGTGgttcaattgatgaaatcaTTCAATAGACGTTCGTTGGACTTTATTCAGGCAAAAGTGTGGTTCTATGTATGCAGAGCTAAAGAGTTAATTGGAgatttatattcaattcGTCCAGAGTTACTGTACAGTTTGAGAACAGCCACCTTGAGACATGATATAGAAACAACAGCATCGATCATCACATTACTATTAAGAAATTACTTATTGACCCACGATATCAATCAAGCTTCTGATTTGGTAGAAAAAGTCGAATTTCCCGAAAATGCTGGTAATGCATTAGTTGCTAGATACTCTTACTACTTGGCTAGAATCAATGCTATTCAGTTGGATTATTCTACAGCAAACGAGTGTGCTGTAACCGCAATCAGAAAAGCACCTCAAACATCTTTGGCCAATGGATTTGTTCAAGCGGCCACTAAATTGAGCATTGTTATTGAATTGTTAATGGGAGATATTCCTGAATTgaaagttttcaaaaacaagTCTGGCAATTTGGAACCCTACTTCAATGTCACCAAAGCCGTAAGATTGGGTGATATTAAGTTATTCGGTGAAGTATTGCACAAATTCGAAAATGAATTCAAGAAGGATGACAATTTTACCTTAATTTCCAGATTACGTCAAAACGTTATAAAGACAGGTATTAGAATCATATCATTGTCATATTCcaaaatatcattaaaGGACATATGTATAAAATTGCATTTGGATTCTGAAGAGTCAACAGAATATATTGTTTCCAAAGCTATAAGAGATGGCGTCATAGAGGCTAGTATTAACCATCAGAAGGGTTACATGCAAAGTAAAGAATTGTTGGATGTGTATTCTACAAAGTTGCCTCAAGCAGAGTTTGACCAAAGAATTAAGTTCTGTTTAGCATTGCACAATGAAAGTGTCAAGTCCATGAGATATccaaatgataatgaaaaaggAAATGTTAACAAAGACATTGAACCAagtgaagaaattgaattattgaaagCTATTGAAGAAGGAGATTTGGATGACTTTATggattaa
- a CDS encoding 40S ribosomal protein S22 (Similar to S. cerevisiae RPS22;~Similar to C. albicans RPS22;~spliced gene), protein MTRTSVLADALNAINNAEKTGKRQVLIRPSSKVIIKLLTVMQKHGYIGEFEYIDDHRSGKIVVQLNGRLNKCGVIQPRFNVKINDIERWTDNLLPARQFGYVILTTSAGIMDHEEARRKHVSGKILGFVY, encoded by the exons ATGACTAGAACTTCTGTCTTGGCTGATGCTTTAAATGCTATTAATAACGCTGAAAAAACTGGTAAGCGTCAAGTTTTGATTAGACCATCTTCAAAGGTTATCATTAAACTTTTAACTGTTATGCAAAAGCATG GTTATATTGGTGAATTTGAATACATTGATGATCATAGATCAGGTAAGATTGTTGTTCAATTAAACGGTAGATTAAACAAATGTGGTGTTATTCAACCAAGATTCAATGTCAAAATTAATGACATTGAAAGATGGACAGATAACTTATTACCAGCCAGACAATTCGGTTATGTTATTTTGACCACTTCTGCTGGTATCATGGACCACGAAGAGGCTAGAAGAAAGCATGTTTCAGGTAAAATTTTGGGTTTCGTTTATTAG
- a CDS encoding RNA polymerase II mediator complex subunit, putative (Similar to S. pombe MED17;~Similar to C. albicans SRB4;~Similar to S. cerevisiae MED17;~spliced gene): MVEKQFNIDLELNDTGHIDPFLQDEDKLKLEELIPRILFERKSFLNVTEDSLRKEIDNSLKPSEEASLNTEESREETIETDQQEVFNKHKFELSKNINNALNETQLSLDFVSLLLSSVKPNLAKSTVSPHLSKFVKPTSLNSDRLGQESNGNQESKVTGSFGQGWKLESLGKITDLFKEASTNLNDQVIKERRYWNMINLVLANDEVLFRMRDPQNNARAIGVKYGYGDSGSNFHDQGLALLRKDNQTGEISFHPISSINNAKIVEKVSKFIRVKILSQIDGDYMLTGQSVFNFDFQKSNQSIINDIEKARFFLFEEDLFHQLIREAKLLVNYNVSIISNKIIIEINNVIIEIESIVYDELNEEELENYYQNISEYSTLHNKKCQLILNYLKLMLCCYYKYNLKLKQKVPTALTKWKQSNSHPLILRPLVGNMRHELNLLNMKSVLDRLMQVHETELSHSKLDVEKFINLATRSKKQNPFQKSIEKPVSKFHLVLRNKTSNVLDVNIQLTTNESFVNLIINMTIIRFETENDFTNNVNGINVLQLGFSDFNEIEECLDWSIQNFV; the protein is encoded by the exons atggttgaaaaacaattcaacATAGACCTAGAGTTAAATGATACTGGTCACATAGATCCATTTTTACAAGATGA AGATAAACTAAAACTCGAGGAGTTAATTCCACGAATTCTATTTGAACGtaaatcatttttgaaTGTGACAGAAGATTCGTTGCGAAAAGAAATAGACAATTCATTGAAGCCTTCCGAAGAGGCTTCCTTAAATACTGAAGAAAGTAGAgaagaaacaattgaaaccGATCAACAAGaagttttcaataaacACAAGTTTGAATTATcgaaaaatataaacaatgCACTTAATGAAACTCAACTTTCCTTGGATTTTGTAtccttattattatcttcaGTGAAGCCAAACTTAGCCAAATCCACCGTTTCGCCTCATTTATCGAAATTTGTTAAACCAACATCTTTAAATTCGGACAGATTGGGCCAAGAAAGTAATGGTAATCAAGAGAGTAAGGTTACTGGTTCTTTTGGACAAGGATGGAAATTGGAATCACTTGGCAAGATTACTGATCTTTTTAAGGAAGCAAGTACCAATTTGAACGATCAAGTCATCAAAGAAAGACGATATTGGaatatgataaatttggtGCTAGCCAATGATGAAGTTCTATTTCGAATGAGAGATCCCCAAAACAATGCTAGAGCAATAGGAGTGAAATATGGGTATGGAGATTCAGGATCAAATTTTCATGATCAAGGTTTGGCATTGTTACGCAAGGACAACCAAACAGGAGAAATATCGTTTCACCCTATATCATCAATCAACAATGCTAAAATTGTAGAAAAAGTTTCGAAATTTATTAGGGTGAAAATCTTGAGTCAAATAGATGGGGACTATATGCTTACAGGACAGTCagtttttaattttgattttcagAAAAGCAACCAAAGTATAATCAACGACATCGAAAAGGCCAgattctttttgtttgagGAGGACttgtttcatcaattgatacGCGAGGCAAAATTGCTAGTGAACTACAATGTGTCAATCATATcgaataaaataataattgaaatcaacaatgttattattgaaatagAGTCTATTGTGTATGATGAGTTGAATGAGGAAGAACTAGAAAACTACTACCAGAACATAAGTGAGTATTCCACGTTACATAATAAAAAGTGCCAGCttattttgaattatttgaaacttATGCTTTGTTGctattataaatataatctcaaattgaaacaaaaggTTCCCACGGCATTGACTAAATGGAAGCAAAGTAACTCACACCCTTTGATTTTGCGTCCATTGGTGGGAAATATGAGGCATGAGTTGAATTTGCTAAATATGAAGAGTGTTTTAGATCGATTAATGCAAGTCCATGAGACTGAACTTTCTCATTCAAAACTAGATGTGGAGAAGTTCATTAACTTGGCAACAAGAAGCAAAAAGCAAAACCCATTTCAAAAGTCGATTGAAAAACCTGTTTCAAAGTTCCATTTGGTCTTACGCAACAAAACATCTAATGTGTTAGACGTCAACATACAATTGACAACTAATGAGCTGTTTGTTAATCTAATCATCAATATGACTATTATTCGATTTGAGACGGAAAATGATTTCACGAACAATGTTAATGGAATCAACGTTCTACAGCTTGGGTTTAGTGATTTCAATGAAATCGAAGAATGTTTGGATTGGTCgattcaaaattttgtaTAG
- a CDS encoding mitochondrial inner membrane protease subunit 1, putative (Similar to S. cerevisiae IMP1;~Similar to C. albicans IMP1), producing MTFFESLKFVGSTLSWTLRAGCIAHLIHENVYEFTETRGESMLPTLQNQHDYVHALKKYKYGRNLEMGDCIVAIKPSDPSHRICKRITGMPGDMILVDPSSSSELTNTPNEIVQHDGYNKYIRIPEGHVWCTGDNLCHSLDSRSYGVVPMGLITGKIVAANSMSEGISTLYNFRWITNTLQDE from the coding sequence ATGACATTCTTTGAATCACTCAAGTTTGTTGGATCGACTTTATCCTGGACTTTGAGAGCAGGATGCATAGCACACTTGATACATGAAAATGTCTATGAATTCACTGAAACTCGAGGTGAATCAATGTTGCCAACATTACAGAACCAACACGACTATGTTCATGCgttgaaaaaatataaatatggGAGAAATTTGGAAATGGGTGATTGCATTGTAGCAATCAAGCCTAGCGACCCTAGTCATAGAATCTGTAAACGGATCACGGGGATGCCGGGGGATATGATTCTAGTAGACCCATCCAGTTCATCTGAACTAACCAATACCCCGAATGAAATAGTACAACATGATGGATATAATAAGTATATTCGAATACCAGAAGGTCATGTATGGTGTACGGGTGATAATTTATGTCACTCGTTGGATTCACGTTCCTATGGTGTGGTACCCATGGGGCTTATTACTGGAAAAATTGTAGCTGCTAATTCCATGAGCGAAGGAATATCCACATTATACAACTTCCGATGGATAACAAATACTTTACAAGATGAGTGA